Part of the Lutra lutra chromosome 4, mLutLut1.2, whole genome shotgun sequence genome is shown below.
AAATTGATATTAGTACAGTGCTGGCTAATGTTATGTACCCAGTACTGTTCTAAGTCCTCGTATGTAATTCTTGTAAACCACCAGGAATTGCCTCCACATTTCACTTTCCTACCAGTACAACATGAGTAACCATGACAGTAAGTTTTAAACTTCCTGGTTTTTATCCTTAAATTTCAGactttattcttaaatttaaacACAGTTATTTAGATCAAAAATTCTGCTAATAAAACTGTGTCTAAACAGACACTTaacacattcattttctttactgttttaCCAATAGTGTGTACCATGAATTAGGTAGTTTTAAACTTctgttaatttccttttgtaaGTAGTACGATGACACTGTCATTGCAGCAAGAGACCAGTAGATGGCTGTCCACAGACAGGAACAAACACCTATAGTAAGAGTCTACAAGATCATTTTGAAAGAGCTACAAAAATCAGTAAAGGAAGGCTATGGATAGATATGTTGAAAACACAAAGTTTGCAATGgtcctaagaattttttttttattttaaaatgaaacggATATTTAATTCCACCTTTTCACAGTAAAATCTTCATTAAACTGCTAGAGGAAATACCTATTTGGGTATAACGTTCCCAAAGACCAACTTGGTTAATACCAAAGTACTTATAATCTTATAATATGCATAATTGATCTAAGGCATTAAGGATGGcaacctgtattttcttcttttggataaattgtcaatttttactttttctccaatATCTTACATTATGTTAGAACATTACCTTTCTAATGAAAACATGGGGCCTACAGGAGCAGTTaactttcaagagaaaaataaaaaacaaaatgtctcaactaaacacaaatttgaaaaataggCTTTCGTGACATTTTTCTGTTATCTCAACCAGCTGTTTCCTGAGTTCTGGTTACATCTACAATTCTTCCCTTACATGCTGGGCCACAATTAGCCTTTTTCTATACTGAAATTCTTTTCTAAGGTCAAGGAAGTTAATTTGTTCACCATTTTCTCAAGTACTTGAAGGGGACGGGAAACCTAAGAATAAATGTACCAgatttgttcctttaaaaaaaaaaaaatcacaaacagtTCTCAAGCATTCCTACTGGTAGCCATAGCAGTAAGCTAAAGCCCTGAGTTATGAAGTCTCATTTAGGTTACACCTAGTAAACTAAGACCACAGATTTTCAGATTTGTTTGCTGCAAATTCTCCCAATAATGGTTTTTACAGTCAGATGACACTTTAGAATAACTGAACTAGAAATACAcaaactttaatatttaaattaactgGTAAATGGCAGAaaaatctatatacatatatttatgagCCAAAGAAAGCCAGCTATTAGCTATGCCCAATTATcaccaaacaaataaatttgTGCTATTAGTTGATAAAAGCTTTAAGTATGATTTCCCTCCaaggaacagaagggaaaggCTCAAGAAGGAGCCCTAATGGGAGGGGTCAGAGGTCTGTCCTTCACCAGTTCTGTGTGTCTGAGCACATTTAACTCTTCTGCATTCAGCAGTTCACATGTAAGATAATGAGgttatttattcttccttctgcccTGTACCAAAACCAGTCTTACCTATTTCCTTCCACTTAACCACTCTGTCATCCTTAAGTATATGTGTCCTCCTTACGCTCTCTCCTGGCTACCCAAGACAGTTGACCGCTCTTGGTTTTTCCACTGTACTTTGTCCCATAAACTCAGTATAACGGAGATCTTGAAGGGTCTTATCCGATATTACCTTATCCGAACAGAGAGGCGATAGCATGTTTTAGAGTTCGGGAGACGGCCTAGGTCTCCAGGGTGGGCCTCCGGATGCACAGGATAATCCCGGCAGCCAGGCATTTTTGCCCTCAATTTCCTCCGAGGGAAAGAACCCAAGTTCAGTGCTTTCTAGAAACGGATTAGATGGATCTGCCGCTCTGGGAAGCCAGAAGGCGAAATATCCCGAAAATGTGTTTCAGGCTATGAAAAAGGTTTGAAACAACACGACCAGGTGGTCAGTCATTTTCCCCAATATCTACGTGAGTTAAACTCAGAGTAAGTTACCCACCTGCTCATAGAAAGAGTGCTTCGGTTTGTATAGGAAGCAACATTTGCAGTGTAAAAACTACACGAGTCTTTGCAGAGGCCAGGGGTAGGTGCACCAGGAAGAGGAGTTTCTCGGGTTTTAGGTCATAGTCTCCCTGTCATCTCTTCCAGGTGGCCTGAGGACCGTGGTAACTGCAGGGGCGGGGACGCCGCCTCCCGGGGCTCTAAGTCCTCCCGGCCGAAAGGGGGCACCCACAGCCACGCCTTTCCCGCCAACTCCTCGAGTGCTCTAGCCCCGACTCGCGCAGCCGCCTCGAGAGCCCTCAGGGCAATTCCTCTTCCGGGGCAGCGCGGAGGCGCATGCGGGACCCGGATGCAGACGGGAGGGCAGCTATATAAGCGCCACGCAGGCCTCACGGCTTCCTTTTTGAGGAAGACGCGGTCGCAGGTCAAGCGGTGCTTTGGACGCCCCGCTTGTGCTCCTGACTCACCGCTGTTCGCTCTCACCGAGGAACAAGTCGGTCAGGAAGCCGCGCCGCAGTCATGGTGAGGCGGGGGTCGGCACCGCGCGGTTGGGGACGCGGAGGGACACGGTCCCTTCTGGGGACGGATTCTGGGATGGGAGGAAGCGGTGGGAATACGAGCCCCACTTACTCTGTGGAGGAGGTCGTGAGATGGTAGAGGAGCCTGGGAAGTCCCTTTAAGGTCGTTTCCAGGCTTTTAAGAAATCTGTCTTTATTTGTGTAATGATAGGCTTTTAAAGACACTGGGAAGACACCTGTGGAACCGGAGGTGGCGATTCACCGAATTAGAATTACTCTCACCAGCCGCAACgtaaaatctttggaaaaggGTCAGTATGGTATCTTCACGTTGAGACCTGTGGGCAAAAAATAGAAcgaatttgtttttgttgctgtacAGGATTGACTCAGGACTCAAGTGACAAGTTGCTTAACTTAGAAAAGGCAAAGGAGAAGGATCTATGCTTAACTGTTCATGTGTTTCTTAAACCCTTGTTGGCGATGAGGAGACGATTACTGTGTTGAACGATGATGATAGTTTTATACGCTATTCTGAGCCAGCATCAGCTAAAATTACTAACGCTCTGACTGTtttgaaagaactgaaaagatgcttttatttttctgtagtatGTGCTGATTTGATCAGAGGCgcaaaagaaaagaatctcaaaGTGAAAGGACCAGTTCGGATGCCTACCAAGGTGAAGTAAattgggggggaagggaggaacacaaactaaaagaaaaatagttggTAAAACTTGGTTCATGTCCAGTGCCTGATTTTCACAGCTAACTGTGAAACTGTTTCTCTTGGGTGGGGTATGGTGCTTTCATAAGGGCACTGTCTTGGCTGAGGAGAACTAATTTGCGGTCATAAATAGATGGTGATTTCGGTAAAAAGGAATGATGCTCTGGGAagtatttacaaatgaaataaagaagtaCTAGTTTTGTAGGTGTCCTAGGAATAAGCATAAAACCATAAATGCttggtttcctttgtcttttgttgCAGACTCTGAGAATCACTACGAGAAAAACTCCTTGTGGTGAAGGCTCTAAGACTTGGGATCGTTTTCAGATGAGGATCCACAAGCGGCTCATTGATTTGCACAGTCCTTCTGAGATTGTGAAGCAGATTACATCCATCAGTATTGAGCCAGGAGTTGAGGTTGAAGTCACCATTGCAGATGCTTAAATCAAcctttttaataaattgataatCCGTTGTTAAGGCTTGTTGACTTTTTCCCTAAGTACCCACGTATTTTAGGAGTACAGAGTTGCACTACAAAATCCTTGTCCACCTTTTGCATAGTGAAAATTAGGTTAATATTCTAGGGATGGGTGGTCTGTCCTGTTTTCATTGTATCTTAAGAGGCCACTAAAGCAATTGGTTCTTGACATCACCTGAAAACTAAGTTGTATTAACTAAATACATGGAGACCTTAGCATTGATGAATGTATACAATGTGGTGGTTCATAACTGGCTGCGTATTAGAGCTTTTCCAAAAGACATCTGGGTTTTAATCCCAAAAATTCTGATTTGTAGGCAGGTAACTAACATGGGAAATACTAAGTTCTGCCAATTAATACATCCTTTCTCTTGACATTACGCTAGAGTTAACTTAgcaaattgttaaatattttggaaatattggCCTTTATATTAAGCAGTTTTGCAGAGAAGTGTTTTAATTAACAGGTCAAAAAAAGACCCAGTATTTAggttatatttatataactatatacaGGCCTTGGAGTTTCTTTTAATGTGGAGCTATACTAATGTgtagtttatatataaacatttaatagaTGTGTGTTAAGAGAAAAGCGTGTCATTAGTAGAGCAAATTTATTTAGGCGGACCGCTATGACACAGTAATGGATAACATTGTTTAGCTATTAGACtctatgcttttttttatttttaaaaatttagagagcAGGACTGCTTGGGGGGCAGGGTagggggagaatcccaagcagaccccactgaATGGAGTCTGACAGGGCTTAatcttacaaccccaagatcttGACCCGaggaaaatcaagagtcagacgttcagtcacctgagtcacccaggcagtcCACTgtttatgctttattttcttaaatgctgTTCTTGTGCAAATCTGGAAACTGGCTGTGAGGTTTGGCTTGCCTGATGACTGGAGCATTATTAGTAGCATAGATGAGATTTAAATGGGCTCATGGAATGAACATCCTCTTGATGTCCCATAGAAGTAttgaaatttttgctttttaggtTGTATAATCCTCTGGATATCCTCAATAGGCCTAATTCTCTACTAGAGAAAATTttgtagaaaaaacaaaatttttgcaAATTACAAAGTTGACCAGAAAAAGTCATTGTGATTAGAATTAAGTCATGAAACGCCTTTTTCCTGGGTTTGGACTTAGATCTTCACTTCTCTGTACTATGTTGTCCCCTGTCCTCAGTTACCATGTGTGTTCAGACTTCAGCTGAGATTGCTCTGTACATCTGCTTGTGTACTAGACAGCCTGCACCTCAAGCAGTTCAAACCTGACATTAAGATGAAAATCCTCTTCCCTCCTGCAAACTTGGGTTCTTTCTCAATCCATGGTCAACCACACAGCCACATGGGTCACTCAAACATTGATTTCACATCTATCCAAGTCCTTGATTCTACTTGTTTTAGACTTCAAAAAATAATTCAGACATCAGGGATTTGAGTGGGACTGAATCTGGAAAGAACTATGCCAAGTTGATAAAATCTCAGGtattttttaactaattaattataatttaatgaaCCAATTAGCTTGGGAAACTAAAAGATTTTACTGTAACCGTTCAATAAACATTGCCATAAGCATAGTACTTGAAAAATTCCACAATATGAGTCTAGTTAAGGTAAGCATATAGATAACCTGTATGAGGTAAGCAGTGATCCATTCTTAGAAGCTAGTGTTCTTGGTTTACACATGAAAGAATTATTAATCAGAAGCCAGGTAGTGAGCTACTGGcctgttttccagttttctaggCTGAAGAGAGCTGTTCAGGTAgtgttaaaatcattttaaaacaagtaCCTGGTATGTGGCCCCCAGATAGAAGTACTTACAAGCTTGTTTTGATGATCCAAATGTACTCCAACACAGAAATCTGGAATACACTCAGTACCCAGAGAACTGCTTGGGAAAATGCCAGTCCTACGAAAACATGGCCACTTAGGACTAAAGAGTAGGGAAAGGGGTGCCTCAGTAAATCAGAAAATGTTGAAGTTTTGTGGCCTTAATAACACTTGTGAATTTTAGCTGATATGTGCCAAAGTAACTAATATATCAGCAATTGTAATTTTCCCCTTCAGATTGTTGGAGTTGTATTTAAGCTATAGGTAATATTTAGAGCTTGTAATAAACCCAAAATAtaacacttaaaatattaaaactactaTTTTTGATTCTTCAAACATTTAAGAACTACTTGGAAACAAAAGCCCTGCAGGATCTTGGGATACATAGAAACCAACTAAAGGTAGGTTAAATAGTGCTAATGGTGCCAGTGATTCAGAGTTAGAGGCCAGCTTTTATGGATTAGAGATGTAAAGAAATATTGGAAGTGGGAGGTCTCCAGTCCTCCCCATGGCTGTGCCATTTGCTGATCCCATTTCCTCACCTGACAGGGATACCTAAGTGCAAATGTGCAAGCGCTAGATACAGAGCGAACAGGCAAGAGAAGTAAAAATTCATGGCCATGCTGTCAGATCTGCTCAAAAGGTTATTTGGGTATGTGAGCTTGATACAAtacttctttgggcctcagttctCCTGTGTAAAATAAAAGTATCTGAGTATATATGCGTGTTCCTTTGTCTGTCTCTGGGACATATTCCTACCAAACCAAGACTAGCTTGCTAGGCATAGGTTTCTCACACCAGGACCTCAGTTCCCACAGGGAAGGGTACACTGCTGGCCGGTGGTATTAGGTCAAATGACATTTGCAGAAGTATACATGAATCCTTGGGGGCATGGCCTTTCTGTGTCCTTCACCCAAAAACTGACCATGTAGGTCTAACTATGCTGGAGAACCTGGCAAAgccagttttatcttttttttttttcttagattttatttatccattcgacagagatcacaagcagacagagaggcaggcagagagagagagagggaagcaggctgcccgctgagcagagagcccgatgcgggactcgatcccaggaccctgagatcatgacctgagccgaaggcagcggcccaacccactgagccacccaggtgccccgccagttttatcttttgaaagtaagttgaattatttccttcctcctaggAATAGTATATTTCACTTTTATAGCAAGTTAAACTCTGAGAGAAGTGAATCCTTCCATATATTTTGTTCTATAAACTTTTTCTTTACATAGAACCCAACCTAAGAAATagttaatattgtattatttgaaACTTCATATACATAAAAGTAATTATAGTCTTCCTTTAGCTATatgaaatttgtatctttttaaatataattgagaatattcattttgtaaattatttttatcattatgtatctgggagatatttttatatttgcacACACTTCATTTCTTTCAGTGAATCTTACATTATATGGATATACTTGATTTAAATAACCAGAATTTATTTAGTAATTAGTTAATTTCAAGAATTAGTCATTTATTTAAGAACATTTACTATATGCAGCTCTTATTCTAGGGTAGATAGAAGAGATTTCATAGAATatcaattttcaattttaagatACTAAAATTGATGCCTTACATATTTCTGCccatttatattcctaccagtaATGAAAGTGCAATAACATCCatctgataaaaaatattttatccctgccctccatttgtttattttctctttctggtgctCCTATTGATTGGATGACCTGGAGGTCCTGTATGTCTCTTAGCTTTCTTTCACATGctcttttagtcttttttcatTATCGAATGTGGGATATTTCCTTGAATTTCTCATCTAGctcttttattgatttaatttttcattttgatacccttttctattttaactccattctggaaaatttcaaacacaccTAGTTGTAGAAGGGATGGTATAATGAACCCACTCAACTTTAAGAATTGTCAACTGATGCCAGTTGACCCAACTttcaccctccccccccaaacAACCTTCAGATTATTTTGAAGTTAATCCCAGACATCATAATATTTCATACACAAATTTTTCAGTgtctaaattgaaaaaaagataggactctatttttttttcagtttagtagtgttaagtatgttcacattgctgtgcaacagatctctagaaattTTCCATCTTACTTAATAAAATCTATATCCATTGAAAAACtcctcattctcccctccccccagcccttggcaaccaccattctagttcctaaaagtttgttttaaatttttaggaaaCTTTTAACAAAGTTTGTTCCTAAACTTTGACAActttaggtacctcatataagtggagtcatagagtatttctttttgtgactgactggcttatttcatttagcataatgtccttacGCTTCATCCTCGTCCCatataagatttctttcttcttttttttttttttttttttttaaagatttttttatttatttatcagagagagagggagagagagcaagcacaggcagacagaatggcaggcagaggcagagggagaagcaggctccccgccaagcaaggagcccaatgtgggactcgatcccaggacgctgggatcatgacctgagccgaaggcagctgcttaaccaactgagccacccaggcgtcccagatttctttcttcttgaagtctgaataatatttcatgtatatgctacatttattcattctttattcatttatccctCCATGAACATTTGAGTGGCTTCTACCTCTTGACTATTGTGAACAATACTGCAGTGAACCACAGGAGTACTACTATCTCTCAAGACCCagctttcaaattcttttaggtaaacacccagaagtgggattgctggatcatatggtataactgtatttttaattttttgacttttccatagtggcagcactattttacattcccacaagcaTTCCAAAGTTTCTGCCTCCTCAACAACACATttactgggttttttgtttgtttttttttgatagtAAACATCCTAATGAATGTGAGGCAGTATTACAttatgttttgatttgcatttctctaatgattagcgAAGTTGAGCACCTTTTCTTAGACTTGTTAgccatttctgtatcttttttggagaaatgtctgtacaAGTTCTTTGCCCATGTTTTCGTCAGGTTATTTTGTTCTTGTTGGGTAGTaggagttctttctatattctgaatatttaacTCATTAttagatatgtaatttgcaaatattttctcccattctgtaggttgccttatcactgttgattgtttcctttgatgcacaggcttttttaagtttgatatagtcccatttgtctatttttgcttttgtttcctatacttttggtgtcatatccaagaaatcattgccaaatcctaTGCCATGAAGCTTTTCATTGgtgttttcttctgggatttttgttgtttaggCATTAGTTTAAGTCTGATcaattttgagttagtttttgtaaaAAGATATAAGgaaatttttgtatatggcttcattcttttgcatttggtaTCCAGTTTTTCCACCACCATTTGTTAAGGAGGCTCTCCTTTCCCCTACTGAAGGGTCTTGGCACCCTGATTGAAAACCATTTGACCCAATATGTGAGGGTCGAGGCATCTTTgcattccaggaaaaaaatcccactttgtcatagtgtataattcttttcatgTGCTGATGAACTTGTATTTTGCTGAGGTTTTTGCTGAGGAATTTTGCCAGGTATTGATTCAATTCTGTATAGAGTCTATAGTTTTCTTACAGTGTTTTTAGCTTTGGTATTGGGATGATTCTGTCCTCACAGAAGGAGTCTGGAAGTGTTCAATTCTCCAGTTTTTTAGAGGAGTTtaagaaggattggtgttaattctttaaatgtttggtagcattccccaGTGAAGCCGTCTGatcctggggttttgtttgttggcAGATTTTTTATTACAGATTCAGTCTCTTTActagtctgttcaaattttttatttcttcatgattcagtcttagcaggttgtatatttctaggaattgatccatttcttATAGTTcattcaatttgttggcatataagtGTTTGTAGtattctcttacaatccttttcatttctgtgggaTTAGTTGTAATGTCCCATATTTCAATTCTAATTTTAGTATTTGAAGTAGtctcttttttttcaagtgatCTAGCTCAGGGTTTTTCAATTTCGTTGATCATTTCAACCATccaacttttagttttattgatatccctattgtttttttttttttttctgttctctattttgtttattctctgaTCTTTGGTATTATTTTCCTCATGCTAACtttgagtttcttcttctttctctagttgATATAAAATTAGGATACTGATATGAgactttcttatttctaaatgtaAGCATTTACACCTATAATATTCCCTGTGGTACTGCATTCACTTCATCTCATAACTTTTGACTTACCGTTTTCCCATTCTCCTTTGTCTCACAATAGTTTCTAATTTCCCCTGTGAATTCCTTGACCAAAGAATTTGGCCAAATTGGTTTTTCTGAATTCCAGAAAGTTGTTGAACTCACAAGTctgtttccattttctattttgttatttatttattccttggtTTTCCTCTATGATAATTTTAGTGAGGTCTCTAGGCAGAGTTGAAGCAACTCTCTTTGCTCAGTCTGCAGTCCTGGCTGAGAGTTAACTGATTCTTAAACTTTCTTGAACATCTATTTTATATAGATAACCCATCTAGGATAGTTCTCGTTAAGAAGAAAGAATAGCGTTGTGCCGAAGGGTAGGGGCTCCTGAACCAGATCATCTGGGTTCCAAATTTGGCTGTGCTCTTTTCTAACTGAGATTTTGAGTATGTTACTTACACTCTTGtatcttaattttctcatcagtcaaatgagaataaaaataataaatgcctcACACAGTTATTGGAAGgtgaaatgagttaatattatTAATGTGCTTAGGTCAGTGCTTGACATAGCTATttcaatatttggaaattaataaatttgaatttcagaaaatgaaatgtatCTGAAAATGTGGCCCCTTGAATTTGTCTCACTCATATCTGCTGCAGAGTACCCTGAATacaattgcatttaaaaaaaatttttttcctgcttaggAATCGACTAAAATTCAGTGACCACTTTCACAGTTAAGTAGATagttaataaaaagcaaatatataagtTTAAATGACTGTGTGTATGCCTGACAAGATACACAGGCATCATAGTCACAAGTGAAATAAATTCGTAGAAAGTCCAACTCTTGCCTTAGAGGCAAGAGGAACAACTTGGCAAAAGAAACACTCAAGGAAACAGATTCcaaacatttgtttccttttatttttattaattattgcaTTCTCACAGCAAAGCTTGAGGAGAGTAAGAACTCTACCTAGTTAAAGCCCAACCAAAAGACCATAATAAATAGTGAAAAATATAGTTCTACAAAATTGcagtattttttagaaagaacttTTGACATTGTTTTCCTATAAGCATTTTGACAGGTGTTTTTAATCATATAATATTCATTATCTGTTCACTTAAAATTTAGCACATTGTACATTATCAAGTCtcaagtgttttcatttcttcaagaGTCAACACCGTGAGCTTAAGTGTTTTCCAAAGGCAAATCCCATTAaactttcctttaaagaaaatgagggaaGGCCCACAAGAGCAGAAagtatttttgtctcttaaaactgagaaagaagggggcacctgggtggctcagtgggttaaagcctctgccttcagctcgggtcatgatcccggcgtcttgggatcgagccccacgtcgggctctctgctccgaagggagcctgcttcctcctctctctctgcctgcctctctgcctacttgtgatctctgtcaaataaataaataaaatcttaaaaaaaaaaaaaaaactgagaaagaaggaaaccagTACACTGAAACCAGTAAGCCTGATTTATCACAGTTTAGTCAATAGCTGCCATAATGCCAGAAAATGAGGTGGACATATGATTCCtcgtcttgtttttcttttgaaataatctcAAACTTACATAAAAGCTACAAGAACAGTACAAAGACCATTTTGCCAACCATTTGGGTAAAAGTCAACAGGACACTCCATCACCCCCAAACATTTCAATGTATTATTTCCCACACAAAAACGCATTCTCCAACACAATCATAATATACCCATCAAAATTAGGATATTCACACTGATACATTAGTTCCATCTAATCCTCATATCTCATTCAAATTTTGTCAGTTGTCCAAGTTTTACAAGGATCCAGAAGAGAATCAGGCACCTCCTCGAGTAAACAGGTCTTGTTAGTCTCATTTAGACCATGACAGTTCCTTGGTGTTCCCTTGACCTTCATGACCTTGATGTTTCTGAAAGTTACAGGCGCTGAAATTTGGATACCTTTCTTACCCAACTCAGCGTACAGCACCACATGCAGAGCTGACTCTACTGAGGACCTCGCACTTGGGCTAGATGCCCTAAGTTGTGCCACTGTTGCCACTGCCACCACAGTGACATTACCTCATCCTGCTTAGGCTTCAACACCCTTGCACTGGGCCCCCCACCCATGCAGGCACCCCTCTCACTCTACTGAGACACTAGTACCTTGCACTTGGATGTCCCACTACAGATACCCACCTCACCCTGCTCAGGCACTGGTACCCTGCAATGGGAGCGTTGCAGCTCCCAATCCCCTGGGTGGGGTGGTCTCACACAAAGACTGAATTGTTCAGGGAGAGAGGGATaatgggaaaaagaagaggacaGCTTTAGACAGTGTTAAGAAACATGTTTTAGTATCTGTCTAAACGTGTATTGTAGCAGACAAAAATCTGAACCAGTTGATGAGCTGAAGTCATTTTACTAAGCAGAAATcacaaattttaaacaaaaatcttttagtTTATATCAGGAATCCCAAAGGATTATTTTGGGATATTAAAATGAGTGGTTACATTTGACTACAATTATTGTAAAAACATGCACAGAGAATTCACTCAGCCTTAAACATTTTACGTGTATACACAAAAAATGATATTCAATCTACTTCGCTCaaactaaaaaatgaaaccaataaaaattattacataaaacatttaaattagtaTGATATAAAATttggtttcttattttataatgacATGTTAgtgttctctagagaaacagaacaataacatatatatttgaaatttattgaaatatatgaaatttactgtaaggaattggctcatgttaTTATGAATGCtaagaagtcccaagatctgctATGTGAGTCAGCAAGcacagacccaggagagccaatggttTAGTTCTAGTCTCAgttcaaaggcctgagaaccaggagattCTATGGTATTAGTTCCAGTCTGT
Proteins encoded:
- the RPS20 gene encoding 40S ribosomal protein S20, with protein sequence MAFKDTGKTPVEPEVAIHRIRITLTSRNVKSLEKVCADLIRGAKEKNLKVKGPVRMPTKTLRITTRKTPCGEGSKTWDRFQMRIHKRLIDLHSPSEIVKQITSISIEPGVEVEVTIADA